One region of Sulfuriroseicoccus oceanibius genomic DNA includes:
- the lexA gene encoding transcriptional repressor LexA yields MDPQLTKRQSELLEYLREVHHQTGVMPSTREIQAHFGFASQTAAVTHLRALEKKGVIQRTAGKARALAFPEELEREEIIDVPLYGQIPAGMPTDSQEESDGCISIDVSTLGVSRNARTFALRVRGDSMIDAHICDGDTVILEFKEARPGDVVAALIDGETTLKRLVREGGKSYLKAENEDYPDLLPVHDLVIQGVMVMLLRMGDGKRRVG; encoded by the coding sequence CTCGAGTACTTGCGGGAAGTCCATCATCAAACCGGCGTCATGCCCTCGACTCGTGAGATCCAAGCCCACTTCGGATTTGCCAGTCAGACCGCGGCGGTGACCCACCTCCGCGCATTGGAGAAGAAGGGGGTGATCCAGCGCACTGCCGGTAAGGCGAGAGCATTGGCGTTTCCTGAGGAGTTGGAGCGCGAGGAGATTATCGACGTGCCTTTGTACGGGCAGATTCCCGCTGGGATGCCGACGGACTCGCAGGAGGAAAGTGATGGCTGCATCTCTATTGACGTATCGACACTTGGGGTGTCACGCAACGCACGGACATTCGCATTGCGGGTGCGCGGAGATTCGATGATCGACGCACATATTTGTGATGGGGATACGGTGATCCTGGAGTTCAAGGAGGCCCGCCCGGGTGATGTGGTGGCGGCTTTGATCGATGGCGAAACGACGCTCAAGCGATTGGTGCGCGAGGGGGGCAAAAGTTACCTGAAGGCAGAGAATGAGGACTATCCCGATTTGCTGCCGGTACATGACCTGGTGATCCAAGGGGTGATGGTCATGTTGCTGAGAATGGGAGATGGCAAGCGTCGGGTTGGCTGA